A DNA window from Loxodonta africana isolate mLoxAfr1 chromosome 7, mLoxAfr1.hap2, whole genome shotgun sequence contains the following coding sequences:
- the UEVLD gene encoding ubiquitin-conjugating enzyme E2 variant 3 isoform X4 — MIAKFQEELPLYALSSSDEARQVDLLAYIAKITEGVSDINSRSWANHETKTVNKITVVGGGELGIACTLAILAKNIVDRLVLLDLSEGTKGGTMDLDIFSLPNVEISKDLSASAHSKVVILTVNSLGSSQSYLDVVQSNVDMFRALVPALGHYSQHGVLLVASQPVEIMTYVTWKLSAFPESRVIGIGCNLDSQRLQYIIANVLKAQTSGKEVWVIGEQGEDKVPTWGVQEEATSHNSKVQLSNRAMELLRVKGQRSWSVGLSVADLVDSIVNNKRKVHSVSILAKGHYDINSEVFLSLPCILGTSGVSEVIKTTVKEDTVMEKLQGSASSIHGVQQQLKL, encoded by the exons GTGTCTCAGACATAAATTCAAGGAGCTGGGCAAATCATGAGACTAAAACAGTTAATAAAATTACCGTGGTTGGAGGTGGAGAGTTGGGCATTGCATGCACATTAGCAATTTTAGCAAAG AACATTGTGGACAGGCTGGTCCTCTTAGACCTCTCAGAAGGGACTAAAGGAGGGACGATGGACCTTGACATCTTCAGCCTACCTAATGTGGAGATCAGCAAAG ATTTGTCTGCCTCTGCTCATTCCAAGGTGGTGATCCTTACAGTCAATTCTCTGGGTAGTTCTCAGTCCTATCTTGATGTGGTGCAGAGCAATGTGGATATGTTCAGAGCCCTTGTCCCAGCTCTGGGACATTATAGTCAACACGGTGTCCTGCTCGTCGCATCTCAGCCAG TGGAAATCATGACCTATGTGACGTGGAAACTGAGTGCATTTCCTGAAAGTCGAGTAATTGGAATTGGATGTAATCTGGATTCGCAGAGATTACAATATATTATTGCAAATGTTTTGAAAGCACAGACTTCAGGAAAAGAAGTCTGGGTTATCGGTGAGCAAGGAGAAGACAAAG tgCCCACATGGGGTGTCCAAGAAGAAGCAACGAGTCATAACTCTAAGGTGCAGCTGTCCAACAG aGCCATGGAACTGTTAAGGGTAAAAGGTCAAAGATCCTGGTCTGTGGGACTATCGGTAGCTGATCTGGTTGATAGTATTGTGAACAATAAAAGGAAAGTGCATTCTGTGTCAATTTTAGCAAAG gGACATTATGATATAAATAGTGAAGTGTTTTTAAGTTTGCCTTGTATCCTTGGAACCAGTGGGGTATCTGAAGtcatcaaaaccacagtgaaagAAGATACAGTGATGGAGAAACTCCAGGGCAGTGCATCATCAATCCATGGTGTCCAGCAGCAGTTAAAACTTTGA